CCAGGTAATGTCCCAGGTCAGCGGCCTGCGCCAACGCACGATCCCAATCGCCGGCCGCCATGGCATCCCGAAGGGACAGCACCACCTCGGGCAAAACCCACAAAAGGGTGCCGCCCTTGACCATGCCAGCAGCGGTATAGCGCGCCTCGGCCATGCTGCGGTCGAGGGGGATGGCTGGGGTGGGCGGATCTTCAAACAGTTCGAAGTCGATGTAGTGCTTGTGCCTTTCGGCAGGGTCCTCGGTCTTGCGGTCATCCGCGGCAACAGCCCACGCCACGATTTCCTCGCGGTGGGCCCGCAAGTACACACCCAGCGGGCCGGGAGTGATATCCACGGCGTGGCCATTGACCAACTTGTGCGCCTCGTTGCCCCAGCCCCAGAGGATGGTTGCCGACAGCGCCCAAAGTAGAACGGCACACGGGACGGACCGTTTCAACGACCGAAGCCCCTCCTTACTGCTCAGAACGTCCTGGGTTTAGCGCAGTTTCTTCTTGTGGCGATTGGCACGCAGCCGTTTCTTGCGCTTGTGGGTATTGATCTTGCGGCGCTTTCGTTTGCGTCCACAGGGCATAATTAGTCCTCTTTCAAATAGGTCATGATAAGCAGGTCATTCTGATGATGCCGCGGCGGGCGCAAGCGCCCGGTCCACGGCGGTTCGCAATGATTTTGAAGCCTTGAACACCGGCACCCAGCGCCGCTCTAGCAGGAGCTTTTCCTGTGTGGCAGGATTGCGCGCTTCCCGGGGCTGGCGAACCCGCACCTGAAAGGTACCAAAGCCCCGCAACTCAACTTTCTTACCCATCATGAGGGCTTCCTGAACCGTACCCAGGAGGCCGTCCACAATGGTTTCGGTTTCCACCTTCGTCAGGCCACTGCGCTGCGCCAGATAATGAACGAGCTCGCTCTTGGTCAACCCTTGGCGTTCGGCCAGCAGGTCTCTCAAATCATTCCGCGCCATGATCGGCCCCCTATCTCAAGATGTACTGCGGTAGCAGCCACGTAACCCGGTTCTGGTGAGCCTCCTCGCCAAGCAGCAGGTCCCACAATGACAGCCGGCGCCGCTCTGCCGGTCGCACCACTACGGGGCGCTGCTCGGTATCCAATAGTGCAGCGATGAGGCTGAGGGCATCTTCATAGCCCCCTAGCAGGTCCACCAATCCATTTTCCACGGCCTGGCGGCCTGAGAATATCTCCCCCGTCGCCAGCATTTTCACCTCGGCCAGATCCATACCCCGTTCCTCAGCTACCACTTCGACGAACTGGGCGTGCAAATCGTCTATCACCCGCTGGAAACTGCGGCGGTCCTGAGCTGTGGGGGGACGGAACGGAGAGCCGGCGTCCTTGAGGGCGCCACTCTTGACCACTTCCATCTGCACCCCCAGCTTGCTGAGCAGGTCGGTGGCCACCGGGTAGTCCAGGATGACGCCAATGGAGCCTGTGGTGGTGCCGGGATTGGCCATGAGGGTATCCGCTGCCAGCGCAACGTAGTAACCACCCGATGCCGCCACGGTCCCCAGGGAGGCGATGACCGGTTTGGAACCCGCCGAGCTCACCGCCTTCAATTTCTGGTAAATTTCCTGGCTGGCAGCCACCGTACCCCCAGGCGAGTTGATGCGCACGAGAATGGCCTCAATGTCCTTGCGGCGGCTGAACTCTTCCAACTGTCGGATCACCCGCTCGCTGCTCATGATGACGCCCTCGATCTTCACCAGCCCCACCTTGGGTCCGCCGCCTGCCTGCCACGGCTGGCGCGCCGGTCCGCGGATAAGCCCAATGACCATCAGCACCAGCACGGCGCCCGCCACCCAGAGCATCCAGCGGATCGTCCGGTCGTAGCGCCTGCTCATCCCTTGGGTTTCCAAATCACCAGGCGCTGCCCCACCCGGATGTGTTGGTTCGCCCTGCGGAAACCGTTCCAGACACGGAGTTTTGACAGGCCGACCCCGTGGGCTTCGGCAATCTGGCTCAGGGTGTCACCAGGCCTGACGGTATAGGTATATTTATCCATCCCCAAGGGCACCACGCGTAGCGGTAATCGACTCGCGCGGGGTGTCGTTGGCACCCAGATCACCAGCTTCTGCCCCACCCGGATCTGGCTGGAACCGGGACGCAGGCCGTTCCACCGGCGCAGCGCCGAAAGGCCCACGCCGTGGTTGTCGGATATTGCGCCGAGGGTATCCCTGGCACGTACGGTGTAGATAACCTTGCTGGCATCCGGACGGGAAGGGGCACCCGATTGCCGGGAGGCAACCACGGATCTAGGCACGGGAATGTCCAGACGTTGACCGATGCGCAGCCGGTGCCGGTTGCGCAGGTTGTTGACCTTGGCAATCCTGGGAATCGACACACCGTAGCGCTTGGAGATAGAGTAGAGCGTTTCGCCCCGCCTGACACGATGTCGCCGGACTCTCACATCGGCCATGACCGGCCCCACCTTGGAAGCGATGGGCTGGTAGTTGCGCTCAAAGGCCTCCTTGTGGCCTTTGGGAATGCGGAACACGTAGGGCTTGCCGTCCTCCGGTGGGGGTGTCGCCGCCTGGCGCAGCTCGGGGTTAAAGACGGCCAGCGTTTCGGGGCTGCACTCGGCAATCTGGGCCAGGATCTGGAAGGTCAGGCTCTTGTCAACGGGCACCTCATCCCACTCGAGCAGAGGCAGGGGGGTGACGAAAAAACCGTACTTCTCCGGATCCTGGGCAATGAGGAAGGCTGCCATGATCTTGGGCACGTGGTTGCGGGTCTCCCGCGGCAGCACGAACAGTTTCCAATAGTCCCGGCTCTGATGCAGGCGGATGGCCCGGTGAACCCGAAACTCACCCGTATTGTAGGCCGCCAGGGCCAGGTACCAGTCTCCGAATTCGTCATACAATTTCTTGAGGTAGCGAGCTGCGGCCACGGTGGCCCGCTCAAAATCGCGGCGCTCGTCCACCCACCAGTCCTGCCGGAGTCCGTACAGCCGGGCCGTCGATGAGATAAACTGCCAGGGGCCGGAGGCGTGCTTCCAGGAATAGGCCCGGGGATTCAGGCCGCTCTCCACCAGGGCATGGAAAATGAGTTCCTCGGGGACGCCCTCGCGGTCCAGGGCGGGTTTCATCAGGGCGAGATAACGTGGCAGGCGGGTGAGCCAGGTCTGCATGCTTTGCCGACCCTGGGTGCGAAAGAACTGAATTATGCGGCCTACCTGGTCGTTGTAGACGATGGGCAGGCGCCCCTCCCCATCGTTCTCCACCGGGGTGATGTCGCCCAAGTCCATCGGCAGCGCGCGGGTATAGCGGCTCAGTTCATCCCGGAGGGCTGATACGGTGAGGGAGGTTTCCACTTGATCGAGGGTCTGGCTGTCCTCCTCATAGAACACGATGGTGGCATTTAAAAAGCGATTGTACTCCAGGCGCTGGAGCTCGTCCATCATCGGCAACTGCTCCACGTCCGCCAACGCTTCGAACAGGATGTCGAAATAGTAGGCCGCCTCCAGCGTGTCGCCCGATTTGTCTGCCACCACGGCGTCGACGAAAATGAGGCGGGATTCTTCCATGAGGTCGTCGAAGCGGGATTCTCCCGCAGCAGCGGGCAGCAGGTCCAGTGCCACCACATCGTCGCCCAGTGGAATGCGCTCAGGGGGCGGCTGCGCATGCGCCACGGCCAGAGCCCCCGCCAGACTCGCACACAGCAGCAGCCGCTGCCCGCTCGATAATGTGCTAACCATCATAAAGGGTGCAAATTTAGCGTTTTTTCATCAGGATACACTAGTTCAAGTCGGCTGCTGAATCCACCGTGCTCCTGCCCGCCCGGCCCAGAATATCACGGGTGCTGCGGCCGGGTAACAGGGGGATAATGCGCAAATCTCCGGCAAACTCCCTGCCCACCACTTCCTCTGGAGAGTAGTCACCCCCTTTGACCAATACATCGGGACGGAGCTCTTCGAGAAGATCGTAAGGCGTGTCCTGCCGGCTGCCCTGGCCGCCATCCCCAGCGGTCATTTCAGGGGGAAAAACCACCAAGACGCTCACTGCAGCCAACGCGCCCAGCACAGCCAGCCGGTCTGGCAGCGGGTTCACCGGCCGCGACGGGCCCTTCAAGCGCCTAACCGATGCGTCGCTGTTCAGCCCCACAACCAGCCTATCACCCAGGCCCAAAGCTTGCTCCAGCAAGTAAATATGTCCGGCGTGCAATACGTCAAAGCAGCCGTTGGTAAACACCACCCGTTCGCCGGCCTGCTGCCGCGCAACGATCCATCGGGCGCAGGCTGGCCAGTCCAGAACTTTAGAGTCCACCACGCCCTCCCACGACAGGGCAAGCCTCGCAGTTCACTGGCTGGCAGAGGGATTCCAGCCATTCGAGCAGCCCCTGTTGCTGACCAAAGCAAGTGGGGCCCCCGAGGCCCAGCCGCGCCACGTGCCGCTGCACGCGGCCGTATGACCAGCCCCTGGGCAGCCGATACCATTCGTCGAAGCGGTCACCACCTCCGGCACGCCAGCTGAAGGGGAGCAGCCAATTGCCGGCCACCTCCACCAGGAAGGGATCAGTTGGTGCGGGAAAGTCCGCCAGACGGAGACCGTCGGCCAGCTGCCGCAACTCGGCCAGTGACCAGCTAGCCAGTTCCTCAGGCCGCCGACGATGGGTGTAGGCCACTGCACTCAAGAGGGCCACGCGCCCGAGAATGAGGCCCGCCGCCCTGCTCCTCCCCGCAACAAGTTGCAAATCAGCCAGCAGAGAGGCGGTGAAGGTGAAGAGATCGTCCTGTCCGGTGAGCTGTTGCCGCCAGCGGTCCGGCAGCTTGAGGTGGTAGCGATCAGGGCCCAGCCGGCGGGCCAGGGCTTCCTGTTGTCCAGATTCAGAGCGGCCCATGTCCGCCAGGCGCCGCCACCAGCGTTGTGTTGCCAGGGAACGCAGGAATTCGTCTTGGTCCGGGTCATCCGCCAACGACAACGACGTTACTTCACAAGGGAGTTGTGGGGTAGGAGTCAGGGGGAGCGCCAAGGTTGGCACCCGACGCCATTGATCCTGGGGAACGCTACGGAGGCCACCGTAGGCTACCACGTGCAGAATGACCTGGCTGTAGCGCGAGTCCCAGCGGTGCCGGTGCCGGCGCCAGCTGGCCCGGCGCACATGAATTTCTACATCCCCCCGGTGAAGGGTACCATCCGGGAATGTCACCTGGGCGCCGAGGTAGTCAGGCCCGGGCCCCCCGTTGCGCTGGCCGGGGTATAGGAGTCGATAGCGCCCTTCAGGCCCCCATAAAGTGCGTCCCGTACACTGCTCCCAGTGCGGATACAGGGCCGCCTCCACGAGGGGCCGGGAGCCGACCCCGGAGCTTTCGGCACAGCCGAGCCCCGGACTAGGTCTGGGCGAATAGTGTGTGGATGCTGTGATAGGTACGTTGGAGTAGGTCGTCTCGATCATCATCGGTCAGACTGTCTGTTGCGATAGGTGCGCCAATGGTAAGGCGAACTGGGGTGTGAGTCAAGCTCATAGCTCCAGGCGGCACAGCCTCCAGCGCACCCTGGATCGCCATGGGCACTACGGGCAGCCCGCTCCTCAATGCCAGCAGGAAGCCACCCTTTTTAAACGGCAGCAGCCGGCCATCCCTGGTGCGGGTCCCCTCAGGAAAAATGAGCAGCGACAGACGCTTGGTCTCAAGATCCCGGAGGGCCCGGTCCACCGCCTGTCGGGCTCCGGCGCGGTTCAAGCGGTCGACCGGTATACAGCCCAGTGCCCACATGGCCCAGCCGAAAAAGACGATGCGAAACAGCTCCTTCTTGGCCAGGAACACCACCGTCCCGGGAAGAACGGAGAAGGCCAGGGCGATGTCCAGGGCACTGGTGTGATTGC
The DNA window shown above is from Candidatus Neomarinimicrobiota bacterium and carries:
- a CDS encoding DUF2851 family protein, producing the protein MMIETTYSNVPITASTHYSPRPSPGLGCAESSGVGSRPLVEAALYPHWEQCTGRTLWGPEGRYRLLYPGQRNGGPGPDYLGAQVTFPDGTLHRGDVEIHVRRASWRRHRHRWDSRYSQVILHVVAYGGLRSVPQDQWRRVPTLALPLTPTPQLPCEVTSLSLADDPDQDEFLRSLATQRWWRRLADMGRSESGQQEALARRLGPDRYHLKLPDRWRQQLTGQDDLFTFTASLLADLQLVAGRSRAAGLILGRVALLSAVAYTHRRRPEELASWSLAELRQLADGLRLADFPAPTDPFLVEVAGNWLLPFSWRAGGGDRFDEWYRLPRGWSYGRVQRHVARLGLGGPTCFGQQQGLLEWLESLCQPVNCEACPVVGGRGGL
- the sppA gene encoding signal peptide peptidase SppA, with amino-acid sequence MSRRYDRTIRWMLWVAGAVLVLMVIGLIRGPARQPWQAGGGPKVGLVKIEGVIMSSERVIRQLEEFSRRKDIEAILVRINSPGGTVAASQEIYQKLKAVSSAGSKPVIASLGTVAASGGYYVALAADTLMANPGTTTGSIGVILDYPVATDLLSKLGVQMEVVKSGALKDAGSPFRPPTAQDRRSFQRVIDDLHAQFVEVVAEERGMDLAEVKMLATGEIFSGRQAVENGLVDLLGGYEDALSLIAALLDTEQRPVVVRPAERRRLSLWDLLLGEEAHQNRVTWLLPQYILR
- a CDS encoding 1-acyl-sn-glycerol-3-phosphate acyltransferase; translation: MIKRLRTAWVLVHLVVATLIFAILILLTAPLDRSKRFIGWWPRLWSRWILWSTGLEITYRGVEQLQSGQKYIYMSNHTSALDIALAFSVLPGTVVFLAKKELFRIVFFGWAMWALGCIPVDRLNRAGARQAVDRALRDLETKRLSLLIFPEGTRTRDGRLLPFKKGGFLLALRSGLPVVPMAIQGALEAVPPGAMSLTHTPVRLTIGAPIATDSLTDDDRDDLLQRTYHSIHTLFAQT
- a CDS encoding LysM peptidoglycan-binding domain-containing protein, translating into MMVSTLSSGQRLLLCASLAGALAVAHAQPPPERIPLGDDVVALDLLPAAAGESRFDDLMEESRLIFVDAVVADKSGDTLEAAYYFDILFEALADVEQLPMMDELQRLEYNRFLNATIVFYEEDSQTLDQVETSLTVSALRDELSRYTRALPMDLGDITPVENDGEGRLPIVYNDQVGRIIQFFRTQGRQSMQTWLTRLPRYLALMKPALDREGVPEELIFHALVESGLNPRAYSWKHASGPWQFISSTARLYGLRQDWWVDERRDFERATVAAARYLKKLYDEFGDWYLALAAYNTGEFRVHRAIRLHQSRDYWKLFVLPRETRNHVPKIMAAFLIAQDPEKYGFFVTPLPLLEWDEVPVDKSLTFQILAQIAECSPETLAVFNPELRQAATPPPEDGKPYVFRIPKGHKEAFERNYQPIASKVGPVMADVRVRRHRVRRGETLYSISKRYGVSIPRIAKVNNLRNRHRLRIGQRLDIPVPRSVVASRQSGAPSRPDASKVIYTVRARDTLGAISDNHGVGLSALRRWNGLRPGSSQIRVGQKLVIWVPTTPRASRLPLRVVPLGMDKYTYTVRPGDTLSQIAEAHGVGLSKLRVWNGFRRANQHIRVGQRLVIWKPKG
- a CDS encoding integration host factor subunit beta gives rise to the protein MTKSELVHYLAQRSGLTKVETETIVDGLLGTVQEALMMGKKVELRGFGTFQVRVRQPREARNPATQEKLLLERRWVPVFKASKSLRTAVDRALAPAAASSE
- a CDS encoding adenylyltransferase/cytidyltransferase family protein; protein product: MSWEGVVDSKVLDWPACARWIVARQQAGERVVFTNGCFDVLHAGHIYLLEQALGLGDRLVVGLNSDASVRRLKGPSRPVNPLPDRLAVLGALAAVSVLVVFPPEMTAGDGGQGSRQDTPYDLLEELRPDVLVKGGDYSPEEVVGREFAGDLRIIPLLPGRSTRDILGRAGRSTVDSAADLN